One Triplophysa dalaica isolate WHDGS20190420 chromosome 11, ASM1584641v1, whole genome shotgun sequence genomic window carries:
- the mad2l1bp gene encoding MAD2L1-binding protein: protein MEEKSRRRAFESADMTVIKYSYAVEASNNSCNNKLNHVDQCETQADSKVSTDGALARNNFCHIDDHESSQHSQVEHVCLLDSIGFTARHVAVVESCNAPEDKENINSTEESRTGQRDDGSDPGCQQTCTLSSGSSSQHNSETKAVPAHNIDDEEIFRRAKEEGRVTVVYPGRLTQDGCCRFVCELLKCVLFQRQQLPMTYDQMVVLQKQQHNATQTEGLVNHRPVKTSGGLDWRRCQRTLQELDEVLAHLEALFSLSQVPRVLFMLGGSTILPTELYEVNMEAVATGAGENSLRTSACLRQLFRTLFVADLLSDTRSVRIMTTTIMALGHRDCGVTGFKPKVDFKVPTKVKQHVISIASDLSLVGELQKCNRDDLEDYVWFQVPITVKGFCK, encoded by the exons ATGGAAGAGAAATCAAGAAGGAGAGCGTTTGAGAGTGCGGATATGACTGTCATCAAATATAGTTACGCTGTCGAGGCTTCCAACAACAGTTGCAATAACAAACTTAATCACGTCGATCAATGCGAAACTCAAGCGGACTCGAAAGTTTCAACAGATGGAGCGTTAGCAAGAAACAATTTCTGCCATATCGATGATCACGAATCCTCACAACACTCACAGGTGGAACATGTGTGTTTACTTGATAGCATTGGTTTTACCGCAAGGCATGTGGCTGTTGTGGAGTCTTGTAATGCTCCAGAggacaaagaaaatattaacaGCACAGAAGAGTCGAGAACAGGACAACGCGATGATGGTTCTGATCCAG GTTGCCAGCAAACTTGCACTttaagcagtggttccagcagtCAGCATAATAGTGAAACTAAAGCTGTTCCTGCACACAATAttgatgatgaagaaatattCAGAAGAGCAAAAGAGGAGGGACGCGTGACAGTTGTCTACCCAGGACGACTCACACAGGACGGCTGCTGTAGATTTGTCTGTGAGCTTCTTAAGTGTGTCCTTTTTCAGAGGCAACAGCTACCCATGACTTATGACCAAATGGTGGTCCTTCAGAAACAACAGCATAATGCCACACAG ACAGAGGGTTTGGTGAACCATCGGCCTGTGAAGACCTCAGGGGGGTTGGACTGGCGTCGTTGCCAGCGGACATTGCAGGAGCTGGATGAAGTTCTGGCCCACCTTGAAGCCCTGTTTTCTCTTAGCCAAGTCCCCCGTGTGCTCTTCATGCTGGGAGGGTCTACCATTCTCCCCACCGAGCTATACGAGGTCAACATGGAAGCTGTGGCCACCGGGGCTGGAGAAAACAGCCTAAGGACTTCAGCATGTCTAAGACAGCTCTTCCGCACGCTGTTTGTGGCCGACCTTCTATCGGATACGAGGTCTGTGCGTATCATGACCACCACCATCATGGCTCTGGGTCACCGGGATTGTGGCGTTACTGGGTTCAAACCAAAAGTAGATTTCAAGGTTCCCACAAAAGTGAAACAACATGTCATCTCTATAGCCAGTGATTTGTCACTCGTTGGGGAGCTACAAAAATGTAACCGAGATGACCTGGAGGATTATGTATGGTTTCAGGTTCCCATCACTGTCAAAGGTTTCTGTAAATGA